The Chitinispirillales bacterium ANBcel5 genome has a segment encoding these proteins:
- a CDS encoding MBL fold metallo-hydrolase, whose translation MSDWFTVDQIDENTFIISEYRHWEETHCYLLNGKERSLLIDTGLGICNIFDTVTKLTDKKITAVATHIHWDHIGGHHYFPDFYAHQDELEWLNGGFPLTLDQIKDMVVDRCDLPKGYDVNEYEFFQGNPSKILKDNDTIDIGGRCIQIHHTPGHSPGHMCFWEKERGYLFTGDLVYKDTLFAFFPSTDPEAYLDSLERISVLPIKRVFPAHHSLDIHPEILKRMRDAFRQLHGEGKLKHGSGTFDFGDWGVWL comes from the coding sequence ATGAGTGACTGGTTTACAGTAGATCAAATCGATGAAAATACATTTATTATAAGCGAGTATCGCCATTGGGAGGAAACTCATTGCTATCTGCTGAATGGTAAGGAAAGAAGTTTGCTGATCGATACAGGTCTTGGCATTTGTAATATTTTTGATACAGTCACTAAACTAACCGATAAAAAAATCACAGCAGTGGCAACCCACATACATTGGGATCATATTGGTGGGCATCACTACTTTCCTGATTTTTATGCTCATCAGGACGAGTTAGAGTGGCTAAATGGAGGGTTCCCTTTAACATTAGATCAAATCAAAGATATGGTTGTTGATCGCTGTGACCTGCCTAAAGGTTATGATGTAAATGAGTATGAGTTTTTCCAGGGAAATCCTTCAAAAATTTTGAAAGATAACGATACCATAGACATTGGCGGTCGCTGCATTCAAATACATCACACCCCTGGACACTCTCCCGGGCACATGTGTTTCTGGGAAAAGGAACGAGGCTATCTTTTTACCGGAGACTTAGTGTATAAAGACACTTTATTTGCTTTTTTTCCATCAACAGATCCTGAAGCTTATCTTGATTCGTTGGAGAGGATATCTGTGCTACCGATTAAGCGAGTGTTTCCAGCACATCACTCTCTGGACATTCACCCTGAGATTCTAAAAAGAATGCGGGATGCCTTTCGGCAATTACATGGTGAAGGCAAATTAAAGCATGGTAGTGGAACGTTTGATTTTGGAGATTGGGGTGTATGGTTGTAA